The Methanoregula sp. UBA64 genome contains the following window.
CGGCGGAAAAAAAGCCACATGCATCTATCTCACGTGCGAGCGGGATCATATCCTCGGTGCGGAGGCGCGTTGCAATGAGAGACTGGTGCGCATCACGAAGGGTTGTATCAGTGATAAGCACTTTTCCGGTTACGGCTGCACACATATAAATCCTCGAGGGCCTCCGGTTTGACAATTAGCCTCTCAAAACTTCACCGGTAAAGTATAAAAAATTCACTTACGGGGATAACTGCGACGAGAATTACCGCCCCGGCACATACCCCGGCAGCAATATCCCAGACAGGAGTACGGAACCGGGGACAGCAGGTCCCCCCCCTGCGGTAACCCCGCACGGCAAGAAGTTCGGCCATTTCATCAGCACGCACGAGCGCGTCGCAAACCAGGACCCGACCAACAGAGATTGCAGATCGTATGCCCCACGGTACCTGTTTCTGGGCAGAGGCGAGCCGGACCCGGGCAAAATCGTCACCAAGCCCGTCTGCTGACTGCATAGCCATACCTGCCGTCATCCCCAGTTCAAAACCGGTCTTTGGGCCAAGGAGCCAGGTGCCAAGTACGGGAAAATCCCCCTGAACGGAATCAGCATACAGCCACGTCCCGATAAGCAGGATTGCCGTCATCCTTACCAGGTACGAGATCCCGTCACCTCCCGACAGATAGATCACAAGAGAGACCACGCAGAACAATGCCCATGCTGCAAAGACTGCCATACGGTGCCGGATGCAGCGGAGCCGGGGGGTAAAGAGCAGCCACCAGGCAACGGCGGCCACTGCACCGATCAGGCTGATGAAGGCCGCTGCCGAAAGAAGGCACGCAGCAAGAATCCTTATTCTCGGGTCCTGCATGCTGCCTCCATAATTGCATCCTGTGTCAGGTCATCCGGGACCGTTCCATCCATAACAAGGCGCCGGATCAGTGCCGGTGCATGCTCCCAGGCATGGAGCGCCCCGGGCATTCCACCGCAATCTACGAGGGCCCCCTCTTGGATCTCCCAGATATGGTCGGTATGAGGAAAGATGCATTGCTCGTGCGTGAAGACAACTGTAATCCCCCGCGATCTTTTGCCGATCTCCCGCGCGGCCCACTCCTTTCCCGGGCAGTCAAGCGATGAGAACGGCTCGTCGAGCAGCAATAGATCGTATTCACGCGAGAGGAGACAGGCCAGGTGGAGGCGCTTGAGCTCGCCCCGGCTTAACGAAAGGGCGGGGCGATCCATAGAGAGATCGAGGCCTGCCGATACCAGCACGGGTCCCGGTTCAAGCCCCCACGACCGGCACTCATCTGCCACAGAGAGGCCGGTCACATGGAACTCGGGGAACTGGAACGAAAGCATCGCCGGCCCGATCCCCTCGCGAATCACCGCACCGCGCCTTGGGGCAGCAAGCCCGGCCATCAGGAGTGCAAGTGTGGACTTCCCGCTTCCCACGTCCCCGCTCACCAGATGGATGCCGGGAGTAAACGTGCCGTCCGCGGCAAGGGACCAGTCCGGCCGGCTCATCACCGAATTTTCGAGAACGAGCCTCACGATCGGCACCTCCATGAGAGGGGATAGAACGAGGTGCCGGCGAGCCGGGAAAAGACCGCGGCCGGTTCACCAGAGTAGAGTATCCTGCCCTTTTCAAGGAAAAGGAGCAGGTCGCTTTCTGCCGCCGTCTCCATCTGCTGGGTGCAGCGGATAATATATCCTACACCGGAGGATCGAAGCACTGATTCTGCCGCGGCGCACCGGCCTGCATCGAGATGAGAATCGTACTCGTCAAGGACAAGCACCCGGGGCCGGGTAATGCAGGCCGTGGCAAGCGCAACGAGGCACTTCTCGCCCCCGCTCAGGCGCTTTACCTCACGGTCGAGCAGCCCGGCGATTCCCCACGTTTCCGCACAGGCCCGGACCTCCCGGTCTGTCTCCGTGCAGGGCATATGGCGGAACCGCAGCGGCGATGCGAGTTCATCCATTACCGTAGAAAAAAGGAGGTTCCGATCCGGGAACTCGTTGACATACCCGATCTCCGTATTCCGCGGATTTTGCCCGTCAACGCTGATTGTTCCCGGTTCCGGCTCCCTGATCCCGGCGCAGAGTTTTAAAAACGTGCTCTTCCCGGCACCGTTTGGCCCGATGATTGTCGTTACCCCGGGGGGCAGTGCGAGCGAGGGGACACACAGCGCCCGGAACCGGACGTTCTCAAACGCGATCATGGCAGGTGCTGGGCGACCAGGTAGGCTGCACCGGCTTTCACCAGATCCCCGGGGAGGAAGATCAGCATCCCAAGCACAATTGCCGCTACCGGTGCCATCCCGGTGGAGACGATCAGCCATGCAACACCGCAGGCAAGGATCAGGACAGCGCCGGTAGCGAGCCCTGCGATCCGGATGGCCGGCCGGGACGATTCGTATGCAAGACCGGCAACAAGAGCCGCTGCGATAAACCCGGCAAAGTACCCCCCGGTCGGCCCGAGCAGGATCCCGATTCCTGCCGTGCCATTGTGGAAGACCGGCAGCCCTGCAGCGCCGAGCAGGACATAGAGTGCCACGGGAATAACCGCCCGGCGTTTCATGACCGCACTGGCGAGAAGGACAAAGAATGTCTGGAGAGTGAAAGGCGACGGTACGAACGGGACAGAGATCCACCCGCCGATGGCAATCAGACCGATAAAGACGGCAGTATAGGCAATACTCCTCGAACGTGCTAAGTCGCCAAACATCGTCAACCACAAAAAATTAGTTGGTTGACGATAAAAGCGTACCGCCCTAACGGTGAATACAATCGCCGGCGATCACGCGCTCAAGCTTCCCGTTGTCCTTTCGT
Protein-coding sequences here:
- a CDS encoding ATP-binding cassette domain-containing protein, which gives rise to MRLVLENSVMSRPDWSLAADGTFTPGIHLVSGDVGSGKSTLALLMAGLAAPRRGAVIREGIGPAMLSFQFPEFHVTGLSVADECRSWGLEPGPVLVSAGLDLSMDRPALSLSRGELKRLHLACLLSREYDLLLLDEPFSSLDCPGKEWAAREIGKRSRGITVVFTHEQCIFPHTDHIWEIQEGALVDCGGMPGALHAWEHAPALIRRLVMDGTVPDDLTQDAIMEAACRTRE
- a CDS encoding biotin transporter BioY, encoding MFGDLARSRSIAYTAVFIGLIAIGGWISVPFVPSPFTLQTFFVLLASAVMKRRAVIPVALYVLLGAAGLPVFHNGTAGIGILLGPTGGYFAGFIAAALVAGLAYESSRPAIRIAGLATGAVLILACGVAWLIVSTGMAPVAAIVLGMLIFLPGDLVKAGAAYLVAQHLP
- a CDS encoding energy-coupling factor ABC transporter ATP-binding protein — protein: MIAFENVRFRALCVPSLALPPGVTTIIGPNGAGKSTFLKLCAGIREPEPGTISVDGQNPRNTEIGYVNEFPDRNLLFSTVMDELASPLRFRHMPCTETDREVRACAETWGIAGLLDREVKRLSGGEKCLVALATACITRPRVLVLDEYDSHLDAGRCAAAESVLRSSGVGYIIRCTQQMETAAESDLLLFLEKGRILYSGEPAAVFSRLAGTSFYPLSWRCRS